From Acetobacteroides hydrogenigenes, one genomic window encodes:
- a CDS encoding DHA2 family efflux MFS transporter permease subunit, which translates to MIGTFMAVLDATIVNVGLPKIMASFGVGLDKIEWVITAYMLAMAVMLPTAGWLADKFGYKRIYFMGLMLFTVGSLLCGMSGNENMLIISRIIQGFGAGAIQPVGMAIVTREFPPQQRGVALGFWAISAAASVSFGPLIGGYLVDTFSWPLIFDVNVPVGIIGLLATIVIQREYKNPRIKGFDFWGFITVSTFLPLVLYALTEGNAATNSAGWHAPYILVCFAISAIAFVGFITAELTVENPLIDLRLLTNHNFGLANLVTFIFSVGMFGSTFLLPLYLQNSLGYTAIQSGAVFLPVGIIQGVMSPLSGLMGDKLNPKIPIATGIILLATSFFLNSKLSYLTEHHYIMLSLYIRGFALGILFTPLSAVSLSEISREKMGQASSISNVLRQLAGSFGVAILATMLTTRVTYHSQMYAQSVDPQSPAYKTVMAKSATHIQTHAGSSPTIAQTQAKMLVVQQLNKEAYIQGIDDDFLIAGVITLLGGIPLFWLHTKKRSSTKEKPAIHE; encoded by the coding sequence ATGATCGGGACCTTTATGGCTGTTCTTGATGCAACTATCGTAAACGTGGGGTTGCCAAAGATTATGGCTTCGTTTGGGGTTGGACTCGACAAGATAGAGTGGGTGATTACCGCCTACATGTTGGCCATGGCCGTTATGCTGCCAACAGCGGGCTGGCTGGCCGATAAGTTTGGGTATAAGCGCATCTACTTTATGGGGTTGATGCTTTTTACCGTCGGTTCGCTCCTTTGCGGAATGTCGGGCAACGAGAATATGCTCATAATTTCGCGAATTATTCAAGGATTTGGGGCTGGAGCAATTCAGCCTGTAGGTATGGCAATCGTAACACGCGAGTTTCCGCCACAGCAGCGTGGGGTGGCCCTTGGTTTTTGGGCAATATCGGCTGCCGCATCGGTGTCGTTTGGTCCCCTTATCGGAGGGTATTTGGTAGATACCTTTAGTTGGCCGCTGATTTTTGACGTGAACGTTCCTGTTGGTATCATCGGATTGCTTGCAACAATTGTAATCCAGAGGGAGTACAAGAACCCTCGCATTAAGGGTTTCGATTTTTGGGGATTTATCACGGTGAGTACGTTCCTTCCGCTGGTGCTTTATGCTCTAACCGAAGGAAATGCCGCAACCAATTCTGCTGGTTGGCATGCTCCATATATTCTCGTTTGCTTTGCCATATCGGCAATTGCTTTCGTAGGATTTATCACGGCAGAGCTAACGGTAGAGAATCCGCTTATCGATTTACGGCTTCTGACCAACCATAACTTCGGATTGGCCAATTTGGTAACCTTCATCTTTAGTGTGGGGATGTTCGGGAGCACCTTTTTGCTACCTCTATATCTCCAAAACTCTTTAGGGTATACTGCAATTCAATCGGGAGCAGTTTTTCTTCCTGTAGGGATAATTCAAGGGGTAATGTCGCCGTTGTCGGGTTTGATGGGCGATAAGCTAAATCCAAAGATTCCTATTGCCACGGGGATAATACTGCTTGCTACCTCGTTCTTCTTGAACTCGAAGCTGTCGTATTTAACCGAGCACCACTACATAATGCTCAGTCTTTACATTCGAGGCTTTGCTTTAGGAATACTTTTTACCCCTCTTAGCGCTGTATCTCTTTCGGAGATCTCGCGCGAGAAGATGGGGCAGGCATCGAGCATTTCGAATGTGCTTCGTCAGCTGGCCGGTAGCTTTGGTGTCGCCATATTGGCAACCATGCTTACCACCCGTGTAACCTACCACTCGCAGATGTACGCACAAAGCGTCGATCCACAATCGCCCGCCTACAAAACGGTGATGGCAAAGTCGGCAACTCATATACAAACCCATGCGGGGAGTTCGCCTACCATTGCTCAGACACAAGCAAAGATGCTGGTGGTGCAGCAGCTGAACAAGGAGGCATACATTCAAGGTATCGACGACGATTTCCTGATTGCAGGGGTGATAACGCTTCTGGGAGGAATTCCACTATTTTGGTTACATACCAAAAAACGATCATCAACAAAAGAAAAACCAGCTATTCATGAATAA
- the wecB gene encoding non-hydrolyzing UDP-N-acetylglucosamine 2-epimerase: protein MKKIVTIVGARPQFVKAAAVSRAIAQTSIKEVIVHTGQHFDKNMSDVFFQEMEIPKPDYMLDIHSLSHGAMTGRMIEKIEDVLLYEKPDGLMVYGDTNSTLAGAIAASKLHIPIIHVEAGLRSFNMMMPEEINRILTDRISSLLFCPTDAAIDNLKKEGFDHYGIKIVKNGDVMQDAAIFYAARSAEKSKVIASLGVEEGFVLATIHRQENTDDPAKLRAIVDGLNIINQERRVIVPLHPRTRGILAAQGIVPEFTIIEPVGYFDMVELLKHCALVVTDSGGVQKEAFFFGKPCVTAREQTEWVELVEHGFNTLVGSDTDKLVDAYRRSMQRSYNFSIDLYGNGKASAVVAQEIERF from the coding sequence ATGAAAAAAATCGTTACTATAGTGGGGGCTCGCCCACAATTCGTAAAGGCAGCAGCCGTATCTCGAGCAATCGCTCAGACGAGCATTAAGGAGGTGATTGTTCATACTGGACAACATTTTGATAAAAACATGTCGGATGTGTTTTTCCAGGAGATGGAGATTCCTAAGCCCGACTATATGCTCGATATCCACAGCCTTAGCCATGGAGCTATGACCGGGCGTATGATAGAGAAGATAGAGGATGTTCTTCTGTACGAAAAGCCCGATGGGCTGATGGTTTATGGCGATACCAACTCGACGCTAGCCGGGGCCATTGCCGCATCTAAGCTGCATATACCAATTATCCATGTCGAGGCAGGTTTACGCTCCTTTAACATGATGATGCCCGAAGAAATTAACCGAATTCTTACGGATAGAATATCGAGCCTACTTTTTTGTCCTACGGATGCTGCCATCGATAATTTAAAAAAGGAAGGATTCGACCATTACGGGATAAAGATCGTCAAGAATGGCGATGTGATGCAGGATGCTGCTATTTTTTATGCGGCACGTTCGGCCGAAAAGTCGAAGGTTATAGCATCGCTTGGTGTTGAAGAGGGTTTTGTGCTAGCCACCATTCATCGTCAGGAAAATACCGACGACCCTGCTAAGTTGCGTGCTATTGTTGATGGACTAAACATCATTAACCAAGAGCGTAGGGTTATTGTTCCGCTGCATCCTCGCACCCGAGGTATTCTTGCTGCACAAGGTATTGTTCCCGAGTTTACCATTATCGAGCCCGTGGGATACTTCGATATGGTAGAGCTGCTGAAGCATTGTGCTCTTGTGGTTACCGATAGCGGAGGCGTGCAAAAGGAGGCTTTTTTCTTTGGAAAGCCTTGTGTTACCGCTCGCGAACAAACCGAGTGGGTAGAGCTGGTTGAACATGGGTTTAACACCCTAGTAGGCTCCGATACTGATAAATTGGTGGATGCCTACCGCCGCTCGATGCAGCGCAGCTACAATTTTAGCATCGACCTTTATGGAAATGGTAAGGCTTCGGCTGTAGTAGCACAGGAGATAGAACGGTTTTAG
- a CDS encoding cell division protein FtsX, producing the protein MVKSETKSIRRGIRNSYLSSIVSVTLVLFLLGTMGMIMLNAKQLSDNVRETVGFNIFLNENLSDAEVNLFNKSLKSKPYVFDTKLTTKSEAAQQFSQELGEDFVTFLGKNPLPASITVQLKAQYLIDANLKRVRADIEQMPQVQEVVFQDNLVEAINANVKKVSLIIMVFAGLLLFVSLVLINNTIRLAVYARRQIINTMKLVGATSNFIRRPFLLRGVAHGLYAGLFAVMLLVGLYFLAKEEVGDVIYLNNIQWIIVLFGAIIGIGVVINFICTYFAVSKFLRLKSDEIHY; encoded by the coding sequence ATGGTTAAAAGCGAAACTAAATCTATTCGAAGAGGCATCCGCAACTCCTACCTGTCGTCGATAGTGAGCGTAACGCTGGTGCTATTTCTCCTAGGCACTATGGGAATGATAATGCTAAACGCCAAGCAGCTTTCCGATAACGTTAGGGAGACTGTTGGGTTTAACATCTTTTTGAACGAAAACTTGTCGGATGCTGAGGTTAACCTTTTCAACAAGTCGTTGAAAAGCAAACCCTATGTTTTTGACACCAAGCTGACAACGAAGAGCGAAGCGGCTCAGCAGTTTTCGCAGGAGTTGGGCGAAGATTTTGTAACCTTTCTCGGGAAAAATCCGTTGCCTGCCTCGATAACAGTGCAGCTCAAGGCGCAGTATCTTATAGATGCAAATCTGAAAAGGGTTCGTGCTGATATAGAGCAAATGCCACAGGTTCAGGAAGTAGTGTTTCAGGATAATCTGGTAGAGGCTATAAATGCAAACGTAAAAAAGGTGAGCCTTATAATTATGGTATTTGCAGGTCTTCTTCTTTTTGTTTCATTAGTGCTGATCAACAATACAATTAGGCTAGCCGTGTATGCCCGTAGGCAAATTATAAACACCATGAAGTTGGTTGGGGCAACTTCGAACTTTATTCGTCGACCATTTCTGCTTCGAGGCGTTGCTCATGGCCTTTATGCAGGTCTGTTCGCTGTAATGCTACTTGTTGGCCTGTACTTCTTGGCCAAAGAGGAGGTTGGAGATGTAATTTATCTTAATAATATCCAATGGATCATTGTGTTGTTCGGTGCAATCATTGGCATTGGTGTTGTAATAAACTTTATTTGCACTTACTTTGCAGTAAGTAAGTTCCTTCGATTAAAATCGGACGAAATTCACTATTAA
- a CDS encoding OmpA family protein — MRKIFLSSLLICLLSASFAQNAENRWSIGVFGGKTEYNGDWGNAFLKFNKAFYPIGAISINRYITGSFDLGIFASYGEYGYKKDNTHSFFGTKSDASLLLTYKLANGYIFNENVRLAPFISAGFGFAHLSGNRIWNGRDYIVPVGGGIKFNISKHVALQYQLLYHFTDQDKRDGRANNHNEQFASHALGMVFSIGSNKNKDNDNDGVINKLDLCPDVPGVINLSGCPDSDNDGIMDYEDQCPNVKGLAQFQGCPDTDGDGIKDAEDKCPTLKGLPQFQGCPDSDEDGIQDSEDKCPTVKGIAKFKGCPDTDDDGIQDSEDKCPTIKGLPQYQGCPDTDGDGIPDPKDRCPTIPGAVALNGCPDKDGDGIPDIDDKCPDQAGTAANKGCPEISAAEKLLFDKALRGIQFETGRSTILTASYPIIDEIVRMLSNNSAYNLEINGHTDNTGNAEHNLKLSQDRAEAVKRYITSKGISPDRITTSGFGDTEPVSSNYTAKGRALNRRVEFKVTF, encoded by the coding sequence ATGAGGAAGATTTTTTTATCATCGTTGCTAATATGCCTCCTTTCGGCATCTTTTGCACAGAATGCAGAGAACAGGTGGTCGATAGGTGTATTCGGTGGTAAAACAGAGTACAATGGCGATTGGGGCAACGCATTCCTTAAATTCAACAAGGCATTCTACCCAATCGGAGCAATATCGATCAACCGATACATTACTGGCTCTTTCGACCTAGGCATATTTGCCTCTTACGGCGAATATGGCTACAAAAAAGACAACACCCACAGCTTTTTTGGCACCAAATCCGATGCCAGCTTGCTGCTTACCTACAAGCTAGCCAATGGCTACATCTTTAACGAAAACGTCAGGCTTGCACCCTTCATCTCGGCTGGATTTGGCTTTGCACACCTCTCTGGCAATAGGATATGGAATGGGCGCGACTACATTGTTCCGGTAGGAGGCGGGATTAAGTTCAACATCTCGAAGCACGTTGCATTGCAGTACCAGCTCCTCTACCACTTTACCGACCAGGACAAGCGCGATGGCCGAGCCAACAACCATAACGAGCAGTTTGCCTCGCACGCACTTGGCATGGTTTTCAGCATTGGTAGCAACAAAAACAAGGACAACGACAACGATGGCGTAATTAACAAGCTAGATCTTTGTCCTGACGTCCCCGGCGTAATAAACCTATCAGGCTGCCCCGACTCCGACAACGATGGTATCATGGACTACGAAGACCAATGCCCTAACGTTAAAGGATTAGCCCAATTTCAGGGCTGCCCCGATACCGATGGCGATGGCATAAAGGATGCCGAGGATAAATGTCCAACCCTAAAAGGACTACCTCAATTCCAAGGTTGCCCCGATAGCGACGAAGACGGGATTCAGGATTCCGAAGATAAGTGCCCAACCGTAAAAGGCATTGCCAAATTTAAAGGATGCCCCGACACCGACGACGATGGCATTCAAGACTCCGAGGATAAATGTCCAACTATAAAAGGACTACCCCAGTACCAAGGCTGTCCCGACACCGATGGCGACGGAATCCCCGATCCTAAGGATAGATGCCCAACCATACCAGGAGCTGTTGCGCTAAACGGCTGTCCAGACAAAGATGGCGATGGAATTCCGGACATCGACGACAAATGCCCAGACCAAGCCGGCACTGCCGCCAACAAGGGCTGTCCAGAGATATCGGCAGCAGAAAAGCTCCTATTCGACAAGGCTCTCCGGGGTATCCAATTCGAAACTGGCAGGTCTACCATCCTAACAGCCTCGTACCCCATAATCGACGAGATTGTTCGGATGCTAAGCAACAATAGCGCCTACAACCTCGAGATAAACGGCCACACCGACAACACGGGCAATGCCGAGCACAACCTAAAGCTCTCGCAGGATAGAGCCGAAGCGGTAAAACGGTACATCACCTCTAAAGGAATTTCGCCAGATCGAATTACAACCAGCGGGTTTGGCGATACCGAACCGGTTAGCAGCAACTACACGGCCAAAGGCCGAGCCCTAAATAGGCGCGTTGAATTTAAAGTCACATTTTAG
- a CDS encoding DUF3098 domain-containing protein: MASETNNERKNFALGKENLKLILIGFVIVILGFVLMSGGGSTDPNVFDESIFSFRRITLAPIVVLAGFGFVVYAIMKKPKGE, encoded by the coding sequence ATGGCTAGCGAAACAAATAACGAACGCAAGAACTTTGCCCTAGGAAAAGAAAACCTGAAGCTCATTCTTATAGGCTTTGTCATCGTAATTTTAGGTTTTGTTCTTATGTCGGGTGGAGGATCGACAGATCCAAATGTATTTGATGAGAGCATTTTTAGCTTCAGAAGAATTACGCTTGCTCCAATAGTTGTTCTTGCAGGTTTTGGCTTTGTGGTTTACGCTATAATGAAAAAGCCAAAAGGGGAGTAG
- a CDS encoding YfhO family protein, producing the protein MHPFLKKSLPHVAAILFFLGLSYVLFSPQLQGMQLQQSDNQQFQGMSKELNDYRDRTGEEALWTNSMFGGMPSYLISTVYKTNYIRYVDGFLQLGHSRPASFLFIMLLGSYILMLALGMNPWLGVIGSLALSLSSYYFIIIAVGHNSKMIAIAYLVPLIGSIILAYRKKLWLGVALAGLFLGLELYAGHPQITYYGAFVIFFFILAEAIRSYREKIMKHFVKVSAALGIALVLGIGANFSHLYLVWDYGKDSIRGKSELTHNAENKTSGLDKDYALSWSYGIAETFDLFIPNLMGGSSTIGLKPDGETAKTLTAMGQPAEIATQIPSYWGSQPSTSGPVYIGAVVIFFFVLGLFLVGGVTRWWLVSVTVLSILLAWGSNFLAFSEFFLKYVPMYNKFRTVSMILVIAEITIPIVALLGLKKMVNGEAEKEQAMKGLKWALGIAGGVALFFVLMGGSLFSFISDNDRQMLPQEALNMLASAMSADRAALLSADAWRTLIFVALSAGLAWLFIAKKIKPVYFMLALGGLILVDMVPVNHRYLNKDNWVPEMQAQVPFAPSPADLQIMKDPGNYRVLNLTVSPFNDASTSYFHKSIGGYHGAKMRRYQELIDFHLSQNNMAAFNMLNTKYIIVPNQQTQAPEAQQNPGALGNAWFVNSVKLVPNADVEIEALKGFEPRRMAIVDKRFEKELNGFISNADTTARIELTKYEPNHLTYKSDNKSAQLAVFSEIYYSKGWNAYVNGKPASHLRANYVLRAMVVPAGENTIEFKFEPKMFKVGKTVDLFCSLSILLLAFGLIGYELSKIFRAQKLDSKTNG; encoded by the coding sequence ATGCATCCATTTTTGAAGAAATCGTTGCCCCATGTTGCGGCAATTCTATTTTTCTTGGGGTTATCATATGTCCTGTTTTCGCCACAGCTACAGGGAATGCAGCTGCAGCAGAGCGATAATCAGCAATTTCAGGGAATGTCCAAGGAGCTAAACGATTATCGTGATCGAACGGGAGAAGAGGCCCTTTGGACCAACAGCATGTTTGGGGGAATGCCATCGTACCTAATATCTACGGTGTACAAAACCAACTATATTCGCTATGTAGATGGTTTCCTTCAACTAGGCCATTCGCGACCAGCCAGTTTTTTGTTCATAATGCTGCTGGGGAGCTACATCCTGATGCTTGCCTTGGGGATGAATCCTTGGTTGGGTGTTATAGGTTCGCTGGCTCTTTCTCTTTCGTCGTACTACTTTATTATAATAGCAGTTGGTCATAACTCAAAAATGATAGCCATTGCCTACCTCGTTCCTCTTATCGGAAGCATAATTCTAGCGTACCGTAAGAAGCTATGGCTGGGTGTTGCGTTGGCCGGACTGTTTCTTGGGTTGGAACTCTATGCTGGACATCCACAGATAACGTACTATGGGGCATTTGTCATCTTCTTCTTTATACTCGCCGAGGCGATTCGTTCGTATCGCGAAAAGATCATGAAGCATTTCGTAAAGGTATCTGCAGCACTTGGAATTGCGTTGGTGTTGGGCATAGGTGCAAACTTCTCGCACCTCTACTTAGTTTGGGATTACGGGAAAGACTCCATTCGAGGGAAGAGCGAGCTAACCCATAATGCTGAAAATAAAACATCGGGTCTCGATAAAGATTATGCGCTAAGCTGGAGCTATGGCATTGCCGAAACGTTCGACCTTTTTATTCCAAACCTAATGGGAGGTTCTTCTACTATTGGTCTTAAGCCCGATGGAGAAACAGCAAAGACGCTAACTGCAATGGGGCAGCCTGCCGAGATTGCTACCCAAATTCCTTCGTACTGGGGATCGCAGCCTAGCACCTCGGGGCCTGTATACATAGGCGCTGTGGTTATATTCTTCTTTGTGCTAGGGCTATTTCTTGTAGGAGGGGTAACGCGCTGGTGGCTTGTAAGCGTAACAGTACTTTCTATCTTGCTTGCGTGGGGAAGCAACTTTTTGGCGTTTTCCGAGTTCTTCCTTAAGTATGTGCCAATGTATAACAAGTTCCGTACTGTTTCGATGATTCTGGTTATTGCCGAAATCACCATCCCAATTGTTGCGTTGCTTGGCTTAAAGAAGATGGTTAATGGAGAAGCAGAAAAGGAACAGGCAATGAAAGGTCTAAAATGGGCTTTGGGTATTGCAGGTGGTGTCGCCCTATTCTTTGTGCTAATGGGTGGTTCTCTGTTTAGCTTCATATCGGATAACGATCGACAAATGTTGCCTCAGGAGGCGTTAAACATGCTTGCCTCTGCAATGTCTGCTGATAGAGCTGCGCTGCTATCGGCTGATGCTTGGAGAACGCTAATTTTTGTTGCTCTTTCGGCTGGCTTAGCATGGCTGTTTATTGCAAAAAAGATAAAGCCCGTTTACTTTATGCTCGCCCTTGGCGGACTTATTCTGGTGGATATGGTTCCGGTTAACCATCGCTACCTAAATAAGGATAATTGGGTTCCCGAGATGCAGGCTCAGGTACCATTTGCTCCATCGCCTGCCGATCTTCAAATAATGAAAGATCCTGGTAATTACAGGGTGTTAAACCTTACTGTAAGCCCTTTCAACGATGCATCAACCTCTTACTTTCACAAGTCTATTGGGGGGTATCATGGGGCCAAGATGCGTCGCTACCAAGAACTTATCGATTTCCACCTGTCTCAAAATAATATGGCTGCATTTAATATGCTTAACACCAAGTATATTATTGTACCTAACCAGCAAACACAAGCGCCCGAAGCTCAGCAAAATCCAGGTGCTCTTGGTAATGCTTGGTTCGTGAATTCCGTTAAGCTTGTGCCTAATGCCGACGTAGAAATTGAAGCGTTAAAAGGGTTTGAACCTCGCCGTATGGCTATTGTTGATAAGCGATTTGAGAAAGAGCTTAATGGCTTTATTTCAAATGCAGACACCACTGCTCGAATAGAACTTACCAAGTACGAACCAAATCACCTAACCTACAAATCGGACAATAAATCGGCGCAGTTGGCCGTTTTCTCTGAAATATACTATAGTAAAGGCTGGAATGCATATGTTAATGGGAAACCAGCATCACACCTACGTGCAAACTATGTGCTTAGGGCGATGGTTGTCCCCGCCGGAGAAAATACTATAGAGTTTAAGTTCGAGCCAAAAATGTTTAAGGTTGGCAAAACTGTCGACTTGTTCTGCTCTTTATCTATCCTGCTGTTGGCATTTGGGCTAATTGGATACGAACTTTCTAAGATATTTCGTGCACAAAAACTAGATAGCAAAACTAATGGTTAA
- a CDS encoding TolC family protein: protein MNKIKIAKGGSALAKGVIAVILLAITNLSAVAQSADTLSIDQAIKEAVDTHPTVLQATEALKAADARIALSKSNYLPTVDGVATVSHIGPVPSIDFGGKSFKMAPDNSYNAGVNVNQLIYDFGKTKNGISAEMQSKNLAAITIEQAKQRIASSVVGTYLSLVYLQKSKDIKDEQLRTLRSHLDFVSKKKATGSATEYEILTTKVRISNIESQRSDIITSLGVQQAVLNTLLGREVGSPIAVSKSIPANQANVASDSLAQYAFANRNELKAASEKATIEEMKYKLAKLQKNPSLSFFANGGVKNGYVPYLNDPKLNYVVGLSFRIPIFDGNRTANNATIAHTAVVSSGYETEAIRRSVSVEVAEANLGVDAARSKIIQFEMQQQQAQKALHLAEESYKAGAITNLDLLDATTSLSESQLYLIKARIDYCNSLYKLKVALGERLY from the coding sequence ATGAATAAAATAAAAATAGCCAAAGGGGGTAGCGCTCTAGCCAAAGGGGTAATCGCTGTAATCTTGCTTGCTATTACAAACTTAAGTGCCGTTGCTCAAAGTGCCGATACGCTCTCAATAGATCAGGCTATCAAGGAGGCTGTTGATACGCATCCAACGGTTTTACAGGCCACTGAGGCTCTGAAAGCAGCCGATGCGCGCATTGCGCTATCTAAATCGAACTATCTTCCCACTGTAGATGGAGTGGCAACGGTATCGCATATTGGACCTGTTCCGAGCATCGACTTCGGAGGGAAATCGTTCAAAATGGCTCCAGATAACAGCTACAATGCAGGGGTAAACGTTAATCAGCTTATTTACGATTTTGGTAAAACCAAGAATGGCATCTCTGCCGAGATGCAAAGCAAGAACTTGGCCGCAATTACCATAGAGCAGGCTAAGCAGCGTATCGCTTCGTCGGTAGTAGGAACCTATCTCTCTTTGGTTTACCTTCAAAAGTCCAAGGACATTAAGGATGAGCAGCTGCGAACGCTTCGTAGCCATCTCGATTTTGTGTCTAAGAAGAAGGCAACCGGATCGGCTACGGAGTACGAGATCCTTACAACCAAGGTGAGAATATCAAACATCGAAAGTCAACGGTCGGATATCATCACCTCGTTGGGAGTTCAGCAAGCGGTACTAAACACCTTATTAGGACGTGAGGTTGGAAGTCCAATTGCCGTTTCAAAGAGTATTCCAGCAAATCAAGCAAATGTTGCTTCCGATTCGTTAGCCCAATATGCCTTTGCTAATCGAAACGAGTTAAAGGCAGCTTCCGAGAAGGCTACAATAGAAGAGATGAAGTATAAACTTGCGAAGTTGCAGAAAAATCCATCACTTTCATTTTTTGCAAACGGTGGGGTAAAGAATGGTTACGTTCCTTATCTAAACGATCCTAAGCTGAACTATGTCGTAGGCTTATCCTTCCGCATTCCCATTTTTGATGGTAATCGTACGGCGAACAATGCTACTATTGCGCATACAGCAGTAGTTAGCAGCGGTTACGAAACCGAAGCTATTCGTCGTAGCGTATCAGTCGAGGTTGCGGAGGCAAATCTAGGTGTGGATGCCGCACGGTCGAAGATCATCCAGTTTGAAATGCAACAGCAGCAGGCTCAAAAGGCGCTTCACCTGGCAGAGGAAAGCTACAAAGCCGGAGCCATTACAAACCTCGATCTGCTTGATGCTACAACATCGCTTTCCGAGAGCCAGCTGTACCTAATAAAGGCTAGAATTGATTATTGCAATAGCTTATATAAGTTGAAGGTAGCATTGGGCGAACGTCTTTACTAG
- a CDS encoding glycosyltransferase family 4 protein, with product MGLKRALVLTYYWPPSGGAGVQRWLKFVKYLREYGYEPVVYTAANGEMPVYDPTLANDIPEGVEEIRTEIWEPYHLYKKMVGGNSKEKINTGFLSESGNPKFTQKLGVWIRGNFFIPDARCFWIKPSVKYLTQYLKDHPVDVIISTGPPHTMHMIALGLKRKLGTPWVADFRDPWTNIDFYKDLMLTKLADWRHHSMERRVVRNADYVVTVTKQDRDDYLRMGAKRAVTITNGYDEDDFKQDGITLDELFTLSHIGTIPPSRNPESLWKAMSLLVKKNEDFARDFQLKLVGKVDVSVRQMIAKYGLDANVNFIDYLPHAEAVKQQLQSRALLLLVNNTPNAKGILTGKFFEYLATGRPVVAIGPTDGEVAAVLRSTGAGSCSDFGDADTLAQSIEVLYRQFKEQGDCRNASSGASQFSRRNLTAQMAKVLDEVVGCRL from the coding sequence ATGGGTTTAAAACGAGCACTTGTTCTTACCTACTACTGGCCACCGAGCGGTGGTGCCGGGGTGCAGCGTTGGCTGAAGTTCGTGAAGTATCTTCGCGAATACGGCTACGAACCTGTGGTTTACACAGCCGCTAACGGCGAAATGCCGGTTTACGATCCTACGCTGGCAAACGACATTCCGGAGGGGGTAGAGGAGATACGTACTGAGATATGGGAACCGTACCATCTGTACAAAAAGATGGTTGGCGGAAACTCTAAAGAAAAAATTAATACAGGATTTCTTTCAGAAAGTGGGAACCCAAAGTTTACCCAAAAGTTGGGCGTTTGGATTCGGGGAAACTTCTTTATTCCTGATGCTCGCTGCTTTTGGATAAAGCCATCTGTAAAGTACCTTACACAGTACCTGAAGGATCATCCGGTGGATGTGATCATATCTACAGGGCCACCGCATACCATGCATATGATTGCATTGGGGTTAAAGCGTAAACTTGGGACTCCTTGGGTTGCCGATTTTCGCGATCCTTGGACAAATATCGACTTTTATAAGGATTTGATGTTAACCAAGCTGGCCGACTGGCGTCACCATAGCATGGAGAGGAGGGTTGTTCGTAATGCCGACTATGTGGTTACCGTTACCAAGCAGGATAGAGACGATTACCTTCGAATGGGGGCGAAGCGAGCAGTAACCATAACTAATGGCTACGACGAGGACGACTTTAAGCAGGATGGCATAACGCTCGACGAGTTGTTTACCCTTTCGCATATTGGGACAATACCTCCGTCGCGTAATCCCGAATCGCTTTGGAAGGCCATGTCGTTGTTGGTGAAAAAGAATGAGGATTTTGCCCGTGATTTTCAGCTTAAGCTGGTGGGCAAGGTTGATGTTTCCGTTCGCCAGATGATAGCCAAGTACGGGCTAGATGCTAACGTCAACTTTATAGACTATTTGCCACATGCCGAGGCGGTGAAGCAGCAGCTACAGTCGCGAGCGTTGCTTTTGCTGGTGAATAATACTCCCAACGCAAAGGGTATACTAACAGGAAAGTTCTTCGAATACTTGGCAACAGGTCGTCCGGTGGTGGCTATTGGCCCAACCGATGGCGAGGTGGCTGCCGTGCTTCGAAGTACAGGTGCCGGCTCGTGCTCCGACTTCGGGGATGCCGATACGTTAGCCCAAAGTATTGAAGTGCTCTATAGGCAATTTAAGGAACAAGGCGATTGCCGCAACGCATCGTCGGGAGCTAGCCAATTTTCGCGCCGCAACCTCACCGCCCAAATGGCAAAGGTGTTGGATGAGGTGGTTGGATGTAGACTTTAG